One Prolixibacteraceae bacterium DNA segment encodes these proteins:
- a CDS encoding DUF4268 domain-containing protein, producing MYSREEKRDLVVKFWDDFKLYTKQHNIERSVYSKWMLDHTGIKEIDLRFEVDRRFASVSLDVTVKSEDKRLLIYEILVQFKLLIEDGFEEPLEWELLYEKENGQMVSRISIIMGDVDIHKPKHWPKIMDFLYENMTRLQDNFIEIKDVIEDRVKHLYR from the coding sequence ATGTATAGTAGAGAAGAGAAGAGGGATTTGGTTGTCAAGTTTTGGGACGATTTTAAATTATATACCAAACAGCATAATATAGAACGAAGTGTGTATTCTAAATGGATGTTGGATCACACGGGAATCAAAGAAATTGATTTGCGCTTTGAAGTAGATCGCCGATTTGCAAGTGTGAGTCTGGATGTGACTGTTAAAAGTGAGGATAAAAGATTGTTGATTTATGAGATCTTAGTGCAGTTTAAACTTCTTATAGAAGATGGCTTTGAAGAGCCTTTGGAGTGGGAATTGTTGTACGAGAAAGAGAATGGACAGATGGTATCACGTATCTCTATTATTATGGGAGATGTGGATATTCATAAACCAAAACATTGGCCTAAGATTATGGATTTCTTGTATGAAAACATGACGAGGCTTCAAGATAATTTTATAGAGATAAAAGATGTGATTGAAGATAGGGTGAAACACCTTTACCGTTAG
- the rpmG gene encoding 50S ribosomal protein L33, translated as MAKKGNRVQVILECTEHKESGMPGTSRYITTKNRKNTPDRMELKKYNPILKRVTLHREIK; from the coding sequence ATGGCTAAGAAAGGTAATAGGGTTCAAGTGATTTTGGAGTGTACTGAGCACAAAGAGAGTGGTATGCCAGGTACTTCTCGTTATATCACTACAAAGAACCGTAAGAATACTCCAGATCGTATGGAGTTGAAGAAATACAATCCGATTTTGAAACGAGTAACTCTTCACAGAGAAATAAAATAA
- a CDS encoding DEAD/DEAH box helicase, whose translation MGSNVEINKNKYASELYCYACHFMELMEVCDVELFKRCLWSLKLECEVSKNYTLAKLEHFISDLLEIKILHKDQDGCVVFSYNNWEDEVHGKLYSDSEFGVVMMKAIEKDEQLSFEGKVFVALQLCEPRFCVDFLVSGLKRDESHNVIDLYRIIENQRRIADKLFALPMLYSNEAILDELLVQIDVCSDHFQPEVISRIIELIVTYTPNKILFSLVKIHPRLTELKKLTYEERIGAPLFVGNKKYIGELIQRVGEEFNEYKLPWFDNLGSLRSVPINELNQWTNGHMNHTKKKLFVPGLRGLFIAFILVKNNDDKSIKALLSLANDGISNYKVPTYRIEAFYFLSYKFLRLYARAHQGKELNSRSAWLNLYQELEDFADIPWIIGVWVARWLGFPSLIIRIIKSNRDEIEGLKENTYIQRVLVECNEIVSTEKDSEDKIPFDFFLKDDFYTYHFLDKKEPWVKALKMIQSLSMEESKHSNSCVMWILSDFGFYMELNAYERSYGAKGLNKGRKLSFSKLNTSPPSSASIIDIEVANCYEEDRYGDMNTSCFGKMLYVLRKHPHVYSNKDYEYRIEITEYPFIVEIVKSKNIYYITGNREVEKNYSYYFDSDTNVFVTKASDIEIKFSKILVECGNCIEVPEEQWSEFQVSLKGLSTKLFIDGDPNEATVSVQESVARPMVQMCPIGDLLRVDFMIKHHDIQNYLSQIACESRDLVIEGTGRSFLVRTDQEKEIKLRREVIKAFKDTDFDFQEEDLSLTSSDILESLKLMTFVKENFPSWTMLWPEGEFFKLSNTITEKDLNVEVKSSNGWFDLSSQWQLDKDNVISLVELMKRTNNGHNRFIKLDESHYVSMSESLQKKIQKVAALGVTSTEDNESLRIHPMLMDVFDDWMDHEDVKVSSDWKKHHEKIQKIDRKNFVVSKEYKAELRSYQKEGFQWLCKLYELGLGACLADDMGLGKTIQILALLDKYKAQGPSVVVAPSSVVSNWEREISRFACALNCKILPLKNRPKFIQSLTHSDVLVISYGVLQSNTSLLESRTWNVVALDEAHAIKNNQTSRSKAVMNLEAKFRIAATGTPVQNHLGELWNLFQFLIPGLLGDYKSFQLKYLNGESVDKNRELLKRLFRPFLLRRTKGEVLTELPKKTEIVREVELSSEEKDYYEACRIMAQQNIENAEPQKARFQVLAEITRLRQACLSSALVDGEMKVDSSKLRDFETLLNTIVDGDHKVLVFSQFTGYLKMIESQVKRLGYEYCYLDGTMSKAKRNKQIQMFQEGTPKVFLISLKAGGVGLNLTAADYVIHMDPWWNPAIEDQATDRAHRMGQDKPVTVYRLITKGTIEEKIIGLHETKRNLADQILEGTDTSSTLDLEDLRSLLL comes from the coding sequence ATGGGATCTAATGTTGAAATAAATAAGAATAAATATGCGTCTGAGCTTTATTGCTATGCATGTCACTTTATGGAACTTATGGAAGTGTGTGATGTAGAACTGTTCAAACGATGCCTTTGGAGTTTAAAGTTAGAATGCGAAGTTTCTAAGAATTATACTTTAGCTAAATTAGAACATTTTATCTCAGATTTACTTGAGATAAAAATATTACATAAGGATCAGGATGGATGTGTTGTTTTTAGTTATAACAATTGGGAAGATGAGGTTCATGGAAAACTTTATAGTGATAGTGAGTTTGGAGTGGTGATGATGAAAGCCATCGAAAAGGATGAGCAATTGTCTTTTGAAGGGAAGGTATTTGTTGCTTTACAACTTTGTGAACCTAGGTTTTGTGTTGATTTTCTTGTTTCTGGATTGAAACGAGATGAGAGTCACAATGTTATTGATTTATATAGAATAATAGAGAATCAGAGAAGGATTGCTGATAAACTGTTTGCTTTACCAATGCTTTACTCTAATGAGGCCATCTTAGATGAACTTTTGGTGCAAATCGATGTTTGTTCTGATCATTTTCAGCCTGAGGTCATAAGTCGGATAATCGAACTTATAGTCACTTATACGCCAAATAAAATCTTATTTAGTTTAGTAAAGATTCATCCTCGTTTAACCGAATTAAAGAAGCTTACTTATGAAGAAAGGATTGGAGCTCCTCTTTTTGTTGGTAATAAGAAGTATATAGGTGAGCTTATTCAGCGTGTAGGAGAAGAGTTTAATGAATATAAATTGCCTTGGTTTGATAATCTTGGTTCCCTGAGATCTGTCCCCATAAATGAACTTAATCAATGGACTAATGGTCATATGAACCATACCAAAAAGAAGTTGTTTGTTCCTGGTCTTCGTGGGCTATTTATCGCATTTATTTTGGTAAAAAATAATGATGATAAATCGATTAAAGCACTTCTTTCTCTTGCCAATGATGGGATTTCAAATTATAAAGTACCCACCTATAGAATTGAAGCGTTTTATTTCTTGTCTTATAAGTTTTTACGACTTTATGCTAGAGCCCATCAGGGAAAAGAGCTCAATAGTCGAAGCGCTTGGTTAAATTTGTATCAAGAGTTGGAAGACTTTGCTGATATTCCGTGGATTATAGGTGTTTGGGTTGCAAGATGGCTAGGCTTTCCATCTCTCATAATTAGAATTATTAAAAGCAATAGAGATGAGATTGAAGGATTGAAAGAAAACACATATATTCAACGTGTTTTGGTGGAGTGTAATGAGATTGTTTCTACAGAAAAAGACTCAGAAGATAAAATCCCTTTTGATTTCTTTCTAAAAGATGACTTCTATACCTATCACTTTTTAGATAAAAAGGAGCCGTGGGTTAAGGCGCTCAAAATGATACAGTCGCTCAGTATGGAAGAGTCTAAACATTCCAATTCGTGTGTGATGTGGATTTTGAGTGATTTCGGTTTCTATATGGAGCTGAATGCTTATGAGCGATCTTATGGTGCAAAAGGATTAAATAAAGGAAGAAAGCTTTCATTTTCAAAGCTGAATACTTCTCCACCATCCTCTGCAAGTATTATTGATATAGAGGTAGCCAATTGCTATGAAGAAGATCGCTATGGTGACATGAACACTTCCTGCTTTGGGAAAATGTTATATGTTTTGCGAAAACATCCTCATGTTTATTCAAACAAAGATTATGAGTACCGGATTGAGATCACAGAATATCCTTTTATTGTTGAAATAGTTAAGAGTAAAAATATCTATTATATTACGGGAAATAGAGAGGTTGAAAAAAATTACTCTTATTATTTTGACAGTGATACCAATGTCTTTGTGACCAAAGCATCGGATATAGAGATTAAGTTCTCTAAAATATTGGTAGAGTGTGGAAATTGTATTGAAGTTCCAGAAGAACAATGGTCTGAATTTCAAGTGAGTTTAAAAGGGCTTTCAACCAAGCTTTTTATCGATGGTGATCCGAATGAAGCGACTGTATCTGTACAGGAGAGTGTCGCAAGACCTATGGTGCAGATGTGCCCTATTGGTGATCTGTTGAGAGTCGACTTTATGATTAAACATCATGATATTCAGAATTATTTGAGTCAGATTGCGTGCGAGTCAAGAGATTTAGTGATTGAAGGCACAGGGCGTTCTTTTTTGGTTCGAACAGATCAAGAGAAAGAGATCAAGCTGCGTAGAGAGGTGATTAAAGCATTTAAAGATACGGATTTTGACTTTCAGGAGGAAGATCTTTCATTAACTTCAAGTGATATACTAGAGTCTTTAAAGTTGATGACATTTGTCAAAGAGAACTTTCCTTCATGGACGATGTTATGGCCAGAAGGAGAGTTTTTTAAATTGTCAAATACTATTACTGAAAAAGATCTAAATGTCGAGGTAAAATCTAGCAATGGTTGGTTTGATTTGAGCAGTCAATGGCAATTGGATAAGGATAATGTTATTTCATTGGTGGAGCTTATGAAACGCACCAATAATGGACACAATCGTTTTATTAAATTGGATGAAAGTCATTATGTGTCAATGAGTGAGTCGTTACAGAAAAAGATACAAAAGGTTGCTGCTTTGGGAGTAACTTCTACAGAGGATAACGAATCACTTCGAATACATCCTATGTTAATGGACGTGTTTGACGATTGGATGGACCATGAGGATGTAAAGGTGAGTTCTGATTGGAAGAAACATCATGAGAAGATCCAGAAAATAGATAGAAAGAATTTTGTGGTGTCCAAGGAGTATAAGGCTGAGTTACGGAGCTATCAAAAGGAAGGTTTTCAGTGGTTGTGTAAATTGTATGAACTAGGTTTAGGTGCTTGTTTGGCTGATGATATGGGGTTGGGTAAAACAATTCAGATTCTCGCACTACTCGATAAATATAAAGCCCAAGGACCATCTGTGGTGGTTGCTCCTTCTTCTGTTGTGTCGAACTGGGAGAGAGAGATTTCTCGATTTGCTTGTGCGTTAAATTGCAAGATCCTTCCATTAAAGAATAGACCGAAATTTATTCAGTCTTTAACCCATAGTGATGTCCTTGTTATAAGCTATGGTGTGTTGCAATCGAATACCTCCTTGTTGGAAAGTAGAACTTGGAATGTGGTTGCTTTGGATGAAGCCCATGCCATAAAAAACAACCAAACTTCTCGTTCTAAAGCCGTGATGAATCTAGAAGCAAAGTTTCGAATTGCAGCAACAGGAACACCTGTACAGAACCACTTGGGAGAGCTTTGGAATCTGTTTCAATTTCTAATACCAGGTTTGTTAGGCGATTACAAATCTTTTCAGTTGAAGTATCTTAATGGCGAGAGTGTCGATAAGAATAGAGAGCTTTTAAAGAGATTGTTTCGTCCTTTTTTGCTGCGAAGAACGAAAGGTGAAGTGTTAACCGAGCTTCCCAAAAAGACAGAGATTGTTCGAGAGGTAGAATTATCGAGTGAAGAGAAAGATTATTATGAGGCTTGTCGTATTATGGCACAGCAGAATATAGAGAATGCAGAGCCGCAAAAAGCACGATTCCAAGTTCTTGCTGAGATTACAAGATTGCGTCAAGCATGTTTGTCAAGTGCTTTGGTAGATGGTGAAATGAAAGTAGATAGTTCTAAACTAAGAGATTTTGAGACTCTTCTGAATACCATTGTTGATGGCGACCATAAAGTGCTTGTGTTTAGTCAGTTCACGGGGTATTTGAAAATGATCGAATCTCAAGTGAAAAGATTGGGGTATGAGTATTGTTATTTGGATGGTACTATGAGCAAGGCTAAGCGTAATAAACAGATTCAGATGTTTCAAGAGGGAACTCCCAAAGTGTTTCTTATCAGCTTGAAAGCTGGTGGAGTTGGGTTAAACCTTACCGCAGCCGATTATGTAATTCATATGGATCCGTGGTGGAATCCAGCGATTGAAGATCAGGCTACAGACCGCGCTCATCGTATGGGGCAAGATAAGCCTGTGACCGTTTATCGCTTGATAACCAAAGGAACCATCGAAGAGAAGATTATAGGGCTACATGAAACCAAAAGAAATCTTGCCGATCAAATTCTAGAGGGAACAGATACTTCATCTACTCTTGATCTAGAGGATCTTAGATCGTTACTTTTGTAG
- a CDS encoding T9SS type A sorting domain-containing protein, which yields MIKNIYFLTCLLFAFSATTAIAQSSCNSSGQKILGINGATISYSIGQAVVNSSIENGYVSSGVHQPYEILILVGVDVKDIDLFDISAYPNPVIDFLQIEVGGNHRYEQLSYRLFDSQGKLLSTSSITSGKTRVEMSSYLSGVFFLYVMRRNIKLKVFKIIKT from the coding sequence ATGATAAAGAATATTTACTTTTTAACATGTTTGCTATTTGCCTTTTCTGCTACTACAGCAATTGCACAAAGTTCATGTAATAGTAGTGGACAAAAGATCTTGGGGATTAATGGGGCAACAATAAGTTATTCTATCGGTCAAGCTGTAGTCAATAGTTCTATAGAAAATGGATATGTTTCTAGTGGGGTACATCAGCCATATGAAATATTGATTTTAGTAGGGGTTGATGTTAAAGACATTGATTTATTCGATATTTCAGCGTATCCGAACCCTGTGATAGATTTTCTGCAAATAGAAGTCGGTGGAAACCATCGTTATGAACAGCTATCTTATCGATTATTCGATTCACAAGGTAAATTACTAAGTACCAGTAGTATCACTTCAGGTAAAACAAGAGTTGAAATGAGCTCTTATCTATCTGGAGTTTTCTTTTTGTATGTCATGAGACGAAATATAAAATTGAAAGTATTTAAGATTATAAAGACCTAA
- the rpmB gene encoding 50S ribosomal protein L28, with product MSKVCQITGKKVMVGNNVSHSNRKTKRKFFVNLFTKKLYLPEEDRWISLKVSAAGLRIINKNGLAAALKNAQQKGYITNF from the coding sequence ATGTCAAAGGTTTGTCAGATAACCGGTAAAAAAGTAATGGTGGGAAATAATGTTTCTCACTCGAACAGGAAGACTAAAAGAAAGTTTTTTGTAAACTTATTTACAAAGAAACTATACCTTCCTGAGGAGGATCGTTGGATCTCTCTTAAAGTATCAGCAGCAGGTTTGCGTATTATCAACAAAAATGGGCTAGCTGCTGCATTGAAAAATGCACAACAAAAAGGCTATATTACTAACTTTTAA
- a CDS encoding DUF4295 domain-containing protein codes for MAKKAVASLQKGAGKGYAKVIKMVKSEKSGSYTFSESIVPNEEVKDFFKK; via the coding sequence ATGGCTAAAAAAGCAGTTGCATCACTTCAAAAAGGTGCTGGTAAAGGTTACGCTAAAGTAATCAAGATGGTGAAATCAGAGAAGTCAGGTTCATATACTTTTTCTGAGAGTATCGTTCCTAATGAAGAAGTAAAGGATTTCTTTAAGAAATAA
- a CDS encoding GNAT family N-acetyltransferase — translation MSIEIKEVSSKKDIKKFIKFYTDLYKENKQVAFPLHLDEQKCLSDENPALSFCRVKYFLAWKQNKIVGRICAIINTREQKKINKKIGRFGLFDFIDDKNVSHLLMEKACEWLKSEGVDIVHGPMGFTDMDRQGLLIEGHDRDGTMATNYNFPYYEMHIDALEFSKSTDWIEFLLYPEEKVLSRIGKLSSRCKKIHNLRSVYFSSRRELKKHADEIFSLINDSYKDLYGYIELDEAQKKYYTKTYLSFVNLKMIGVVMDHNDKIVGVGISMPSFTKALQKARGKLFPMGVFHMFRALKKNDCADLYLIAVDKEYQGKGVNAIIMHDITKGAFDLGITKAETNIELEDNKKIHQMWRFFNGEQHKRRRCYIKSL, via the coding sequence ATGTCAATTGAGATAAAGGAAGTTTCTTCTAAAAAAGATATAAAGAAATTTATCAAATTTTATACGGATCTCTATAAGGAAAATAAACAAGTAGCTTTCCCCCTCCATTTAGATGAACAAAAATGTCTGAGTGATGAAAATCCAGCACTCTCTTTTTGTCGTGTCAAATATTTCTTGGCTTGGAAACAAAATAAAATTGTAGGACGTATTTGTGCTATTATTAATACAAGAGAGCAAAAGAAGATTAATAAAAAAATTGGTCGATTTGGTTTGTTCGACTTTATTGATGATAAAAATGTTTCTCACTTGCTAATGGAGAAAGCATGTGAATGGTTGAAGAGTGAAGGGGTGGATATTGTCCATGGCCCTATGGGCTTTACCGATATGGATCGTCAAGGGTTGTTAATTGAAGGTCATGATCGTGATGGTACAATGGCGACAAATTACAATTTCCCTTATTATGAAATGCATATTGATGCTTTAGAGTTCTCGAAAAGTACCGATTGGATTGAGTTTCTTTTGTATCCCGAGGAGAAAGTATTGAGTCGTATCGGTAAGCTTTCGTCTCGTTGTAAAAAAATCCATAATTTGAGAAGTGTATATTTCTCTTCTCGTAGAGAGCTAAAGAAACATGCAGATGAGATATTTTCGCTGATAAATGACTCTTATAAAGATCTGTATGGCTATATAGAACTTGATGAGGCTCAAAAGAAGTATTATACTAAAACGTATCTTAGTTTCGTAAACCTCAAGATGATAGGGGTGGTAATGGATCATAATGATAAAATTGTTGGTGTAGGTATTAGTATGCCTTCTTTTACGAAAGCACTTCAAAAAGCAAGAGGGAAACTTTTTCCAATGGGGGTGTTTCATATGTTTCGTGCCTTAAAGAAAAATGATTGTGCAGACCTTTATCTTATTGCTGTCGATAAAGAGTATCAAGGAAAAGGGGTGAATGCAATCATTATGCATGATATTACCAAGGGTGCATTCGATCTAGGTATCACAAAAGCTGAAACCAATATCGAATTGGAGGATAACAAAAAAATACATCAAATGTGGCGTTTCTTTAACGGAGAACAACATAAAAGAAGACGTTGTTACATCAAGTCTCTATAA
- a CDS encoding aminotransferase class I/II-fold pyridoxal phosphate-dependent enzyme, giving the protein MQARLLKEADMYPYFKEISSNQSDTSIIDGKEVLMFGSNNYLGLNNHPEVKEASIQAIKKYGTSCTGSRFMNGTIDLHHKLENELAEWLGKERTIVFPTGFQVNTGVIPAMVGKNDYILIDELDHASIIDGCRMSMAQRIKYRHNSPMSLEQKLNHISSKKGTKLIVTDGIFSMDGDIARLDKIVEVAKKHDAFTFVDCAHAIGVIGNHGAGTSSHYGVTDEVDLIGGTFSKSLASVGGFVAGSNDIIEYLNHASRTYMFSASLPPSSTASALATLRVIRSDDSHRLRLWDNTLYAIRCMKEIGFDIGMAETPIIPIYVRDSVLTFQIARDILKRGIYVNPVVAPGVKENDALLRFSLTAVHTKEQIDFAIENIAAVLKEHNILKGELCQLR; this is encoded by the coding sequence ATGCAAGCAAGACTGCTTAAGGAAGCAGATATGTATCCTTATTTTAAAGAAATTTCTTCTAATCAATCGGATACTAGTATCATTGATGGGAAAGAGGTTTTAATGTTTGGATCGAACAATTATCTTGGATTAAATAACCATCCTGAGGTTAAGGAGGCAAGTATCCAAGCAATTAAAAAATATGGTACTTCTTGTACAGGAAGCCGTTTTATGAATGGTACTATTGACCTTCACCATAAACTTGAAAATGAATTAGCCGAATGGCTAGGAAAAGAACGCACTATTGTATTTCCTACAGGGTTTCAGGTTAATACGGGAGTTATTCCTGCTATGGTTGGTAAAAACGATTATATATTAATTGATGAACTAGACCATGCATCTATTATTGATGGGTGTCGTATGAGTATGGCACAACGAATAAAATACCGTCATAATTCTCCTATGAGTTTGGAGCAGAAGTTAAATCATATCTCTTCTAAAAAGGGGACTAAGCTAATTGTAACGGACGGTATCTTCTCTATGGATGGTGACATTGCTAGATTAGATAAAATTGTTGAAGTCGCAAAAAAACATGATGCGTTCACTTTTGTAGATTGTGCCCATGCTATTGGAGTTATTGGCAATCATGGTGCGGGAACTTCCTCTCACTATGGAGTAACGGATGAAGTAGACCTTATTGGGGGTACCTTTAGCAAATCTTTGGCTTCTGTTGGTGGATTTGTGGCAGGATCCAATGATATCATTGAATATCTTAACCATGCGTCTAGAACCTATATGTTTAGTGCAAGTCTTCCTCCTTCATCTACGGCTTCTGCTTTGGCAACACTTCGTGTTATTCGTTCAGATGACTCTCATAGATTGCGTCTTTGGGATAACACATTGTATGCAATACGATGTATGAAAGAGATAGGATTCGATATTGGTATGGCAGAAACTCCCATCATTCCAATTTATGTTCGTGATAGTGTACTAACATTTCAAATAGCGAGAGATATTTTAAAAAGAGGTATATATGTAAATCCTGTTGTAGCTCCTGGAGTTAAAGAGAATGATGCATTGCTACGTTTTTCTCTTACTGCGGTTCATACAAAAGAACAAATTGACTTTGCAATCGAAAATATTGCGGCAGTTCTCAAAGAACATAATATTTTAAAAGGTGAATTATGTCAATTGAGATAA
- a CDS encoding SDR family NAD(P)-dependent oxidoreductase, whose translation MANILITGATGFIGSFLVEKCLAQGHHVIAGVRSSSKLNLLPVDKIQLLTLNLADPNHLVKVWNELNESGVDIDYVIHNAGVTIATTQNQYDKVNFRCTQNLYDSLSHLSTSPKKFVFISSLAAMGPGNPISGKPVGIEDIPNPVTAYGRSKRKAEIFLQDQSTIPYIIIRPTAVYGPRDKDFLEIFSVIRWRLEPYLANPKQQLSFIHVEDLVTVIENVTTSNIINRIFQVSDGNTYSVEYFMLQAKAVLNVKTLRIKIPKFILKFIVEIMELKIKIFKVPSNLNRDKYKELTAMNWACDNNHLYQELGIKPKYNIKSGLKNVLSWYQKEGLL comes from the coding sequence ATGGCTAATATTCTAATTACTGGAGCTACTGGTTTTATCGGTAGTTTCCTTGTCGAGAAGTGTCTAGCTCAAGGGCACCATGTTATTGCTGGAGTCCGTAGTTCAAGTAAATTGAACCTGCTTCCTGTCGATAAGATTCAGCTTCTAACACTCAATTTAGCAGATCCAAACCATTTGGTTAAGGTGTGGAATGAATTAAATGAGAGTGGAGTTGATATTGATTATGTGATTCATAATGCAGGAGTTACTATTGCAACGACTCAAAATCAATATGATAAAGTAAACTTTCGGTGTACTCAGAATTTGTATGATAGTTTAAGTCACTTGTCAACTTCTCCTAAAAAGTTCGTCTTTATTAGTAGCCTTGCTGCGATGGGGCCTGGAAATCCTATTTCAGGAAAACCTGTTGGCATAGAGGATATACCAAATCCTGTGACGGCTTATGGACGTAGCAAAAGAAAAGCAGAAATATTTTTACAAGATCAATCTACTATACCCTATATTATTATCAGGCCTACTGCGGTGTATGGTCCTCGAGATAAAGATTTTCTTGAGATATTTAGTGTCATACGATGGAGACTTGAACCATATCTGGCTAATCCTAAGCAACAGCTCTCTTTTATTCATGTAGAAGATCTTGTAACAGTCATTGAGAATGTCACCACGTCTAATATCATAAATAGAATTTTTCAAGTATCTGATGGGAACACTTATAGCGTAGAGTATTTTATGCTTCAAGCCAAAGCAGTGTTAAACGTGAAAACATTAAGAATTAAGATCCCAAAATTTATTCTCAAATTCATTGTGGAGATAATGGAGTTGAAAATAAAGATCTTTAAGGTTCCATCTAATCTGAATAGGGACAAATATAAAGAACTTACTGCAATGAATTGGGCTTGTGATAATAATCATTTGTATCAGGAATTAGGGATTAAACCTAAGTATAATATTAAATCAGGCCTTAAAAATGTACTTTCTTGGTACCAAAAAGAGGGACTCTTATGA
- the ftsY gene encoding signal recognition particle-docking protein FtsY: MGIFDFFSKKKKESLDQGLAKTKEGVFKKLSRAIVGKTTVDDEVLDNLEEVLITSDVGVDTTLKVIERVEQRVAEDKYLGIKELQGILRDEISSLLEENNSGDTVLDFESPLPQKPYVIMVVGVNGVGKTTTIGKMAYQYKKAGKKVVLGAADTFRAAAIDQLQIWSERVGVPIVKQQMGSDPASVAYDTLSSALNSDADVVIIDTAGRLHNKINLMNELSKIKRVMDKVIPDAPHEVMLVLDGSTGQNAFEQAKQFTAATEVTSMAVTKLDGTAKGGVVIGISDQFKIPVRYIGIGEGMEDLQVFYRNEFVDSLFG, from the coding sequence ATGGGAATATTCGATTTTTTCTCAAAAAAGAAGAAAGAGAGTCTTGATCAAGGACTTGCAAAGACTAAAGAGGGTGTCTTTAAAAAGCTTTCACGTGCTATTGTTGGTAAAACAACAGTGGATGATGAGGTGTTGGATAATCTTGAAGAGGTGTTGATTACTTCTGATGTGGGAGTGGATACTACTCTGAAGGTTATTGAGCGTGTGGAGCAACGTGTGGCTGAAGACAAGTACCTTGGAATAAAAGAGCTGCAGGGAATTTTGCGTGACGAGATTTCATCTCTTCTAGAGGAAAATAATTCTGGAGATACCGTGTTGGATTTTGAATCTCCTCTTCCACAAAAGCCTTATGTAATTATGGTTGTTGGGGTGAATGGGGTTGGAAAGACAACTACAATCGGGAAGATGGCTTATCAGTATAAGAAAGCTGGTAAGAAAGTAGTGTTGGGGGCTGCCGATACATTTCGTGCAGCTGCGATTGATCAACTTCAGATTTGGTCGGAGAGAGTAGGTGTTCCTATTGTAAAACAACAGATGGGTTCGGACCCAGCTTCTGTTGCTTATGATACACTATCATCTGCTTTAAATAGTGATGCAGATGTAGTGATTATTGATACTGCTGGTCGTCTTCATAATAAGATTAATCTGATGAACGAATTGTCTAAGATTAAGAGAGTTATGGATAAGGTGATTCCAGATGCACCTCATGAGGTGATGTTGGTGTTGGACGGTTCTACTGGACAGAATGCTTTTGAACAAGCAAAACAGTTTACTGCTGCTACGGAGGTTACAAGTATGGCCGTTACTAAGTTGGACGGTACAGCCAAAGGAGGGGTCGTGATTGGTATTTCAGACCAGTTTAAGATTCCAGTGAGATATATTGGAATTGGAGAAGGTATGGAGGATCTACAAGTGTTCTATCGCAATGAGTTTGTGGATTCGTTGTTTGGATAG